The following proteins are co-located in the Lagenorhynchus albirostris chromosome 2, mLagAlb1.1, whole genome shotgun sequence genome:
- the VCAM1 gene encoding vascular cell adhesion protein 1 yields MPRKMVVIFGASNILWMVFAVSQAFKIDIFPESKIIAQIGDSISLTCSTTGCESPSFSWRTQIDSPLNGKVRNEGTKSTLTMDPVSLGNEHYYLCTVICESQKLEKGIPVEIYSFPKDPEIHLSGPLEVGKPVTVMCLVPDVYPFERLEIELLKGNHSVKTQNFLEISEMKSQETKSLEVTFTPIDEDIGKALVCQATLHINEIDSQPQVRETTKKLQVYISPKDTLISVNPSTSLQEGDSVTMTCTSEGLPAPQIFWSKKLDNGNLQLLSENATLTLIAMRMEDSGIYMCEAVNLVGKDRKEVKLIVQEKMFTVEISPGSQIAAQIGDSVVLTCDVMGCESPSFSWRTQIDSPLNGKVRSEGSKSTLTLSPVRFENEHFYLCTVTCGHKKLEKGVLVELYSFLRDPEIEMSGLLVSGNPVTVSCKVPDVYPFDRLEIELLKGESIMKNKIFLEDVSKKSLETKSLEMTFIPTTEDTGKVLVCLAKLPIDEMEFEPKQRQSTQILYVNVAPGDTTILISPSSVLEEGRSVNMTCSSDGLPAPKILWSRLLSNGDLQPLSENTTLTLTSTKMEDSGIYVCEGINQVGISRKEVELIIQVAPKDIRLTAFPSESVKEGDTVIISCTCGNVPQTLIILKKKAGSGYIVLKSTDGAYTIHRAQLEDAGVYECESKNEVGLQLRSITLDVKGRESNKHYFSPELLVLYCASSLIIPAIGMIIYFARKANMKGSYSLVEAQKSKV; encoded by the exons ATGCCTAGGAAGATGGTTGTGATCTTTGGAGCCTCAAATATACTTTGGATGGTGTTTGCAGTTT CTCAAGCTTTTAAAATCGACATCTTCCCTGAATCCAAAATTATTGCTCAGATTGGTGACTCCATCTCACTGACCTGTAGCACAACAGGCTGTGAGTCCCCATCGTTCTCCTGGAGAACTCAGATAGACAGTCCACTGAACGGGAAGGTGAGAAATGAGGGGACCAAATCCACGCTGACCATGGATCCTGTTAGTCTGGGGAATGAACACTACTACCTGTGCACAGTGATTTGTGAGTCTCAGAAACTGGAAAAAGGAATCCCAGTGGAGATCTACT CTTTCCCTAAGGACCCAGAGATCCATTTGAGTGGTCCCCTGGAGGTTGGGAAGCCAGTCACAGTCATGTGTTTGGTCCCTGATGTTTACCCATTTGAAAGGCTGGAGATAGAATTACTGAAGGGCAACCATTCCGTGAAGACACAGAACTTTCTGGAGATTTCAGAAATGAAGTCCCAGGAAACGAAGAGTTTGGAAGTAACCTTCACTCCTATTGATGAGGATATTGGGAAAGCTCTTGTTTGTCAAGCTACATTACACATTAATGAAATTGATTCTCAACCCCAAGTAAGGGAGACTACAAAAAAACTGCAAGTCTACA TCTCACCCAAGGACACACTTATATCTGTGAACCCCTCCACAAGCCTGCAAGAAGGTGACTCCGTGACGATGACATGTACCAGTGAAGGTCTACCAGCTCCACAGATTTTCTGGAGCAAGAAATTAGACAATGGGAATCTACAGCTCCTTTCTGAGAATGCAACTCTCACTTTAATTGCTATGAGGATGGAAGATTCTGGAATTTATATGTGTGAAGCAGTTAATCTGGttgggaaagacagaaaagaggtGAAATTAATTGTTCAAG AGAAAATGTTTACTGTAGAGATTTCCCCTGGATCCCAGATTGCTGCTCAGATTGGTGACTCAGTTGTGTTGACTTGTGATGTCATGGGTTGCGAGTCCCCATCTTTCTCTTGGAGAACCCAGATAGACAGTCCTCTGAACGGGAAGGTGAGGAGCGAGGGGTCCAAGTCCACATTGACCCTGAGTCCTGTGAGATTTGAGAACGAACATTTTTATCTGTGCACCGTGACATGTGGGcataagaaactggaaaaaggaGTCCTCGTGGAGCTCTACT CCTTCCTTAGAGATCCAGAAATTGAGATGAGTGGTCTGTTAGTGAGTGGAAACCCAGTCACTGTAAGCTGTAAGGTTCCTGATGTGTACCCTTTTGACCGGCTGGAAATTGAATTACTTAAAGGGGAGAGTATTATGAAGAATAAAATCTTTTTGGAAGATGTAAGTAAGAAATCCCTAGAGACCAAGAGTTTGGAAATGACCTTCATCCCCACCACTGAAGACACGGGAAAAGTTCTTGTTTGTCTGGCTAAGTTACCTATTGATGAAATGGAATTTGAACCCAAACAAAGGCAGAGTACACAGATACTATATGTTAATG TTGCTCCCGGGGATACAACCATCTTGATCAGCCCCTCCTCCGTCCTGGAGGAAGGTAGATCTGTGAATATGACATGTTCTAGCGATGGCCTTCCAGCTCCGAAAATCCTGTGGAGCAGACTGCTAAGTAATGGGGATCTACAGCCTCTTTCCGAGAATACCACTCTTACCTTAACGTCTACAAAAATGGAAGATTCTGGTATTTATGTCTGTGAAGGCATTAACCAGGTTGGAATAAGCAGAAAAGAAGTCGAATTAATTATCCAAG TTGCTCCAAAAGATATACGACTTACAGCTTTTCCTTCTGAGAGTGTCAAGGAAGGAGACACTGTCATTATCTCCTGTACATGTGGAAATGTCCCCCAAACTTTGATAATCCTGAAGAAAAAAGCAGGGTCAGGCTACATAGTGCTGAAGTCTACAGATGGTGCATATACCATCCACAGGGCCCAGTTGGAGGATGCAGGAGTATACGAATGTGAATCTAAAAATGAAGTTGGCTTGCAATTAAGAAGCATAACACTTGATGTtaaag GAAGAGAAAGTAACAAGCATTATTTTTCTCCTGAACTTCTCGTGCTCTATTGTGCATCCTCCTTAATAATACCTGCCATTGGAATGATTATTTACTTTGCTAGAAAAGCCAACATGAAAGGGTCATACAGTCTTGTCGAAGCACAGAAATCAAAAGTGTAG